In the bacterium genome, TATGAAAAAGATTAACGCTAATGGGATAGAAGAAGGTGATTTTGAGGCAAAGGATATGGTAGTTACTGCGTCTTACGGCTGGAAACTCTCGGAGGAATTATCTCTTGGGGCAAGTATAAAAGCAATTTCATTAAAGATTGATAATGAAAAGGCTAATAGCTTTGCTGTCGATGTTGGCTTTTTATCCAGAACACCGGTAGAAAACCTGTTAATTGGAGGCGCATTACAGAATTTAGGCTCAAAGGTAAAGTTTATTAATGAAGGAGATAAATTACCATTAAATGTCAAATTAGGCAGTGCCTATAAGGCTATGGATGATAGACTCATTCTTCTTCTGGACATTAATAAGCCAGTTGATAATGACTTGAGGCTAAATTTAGGGACAGAATACTGGCTGACCTCAACTGTTGCATTAAGAGGTGGCTACAACTCGGGAATAGATGAAGGCTCTGGGATAACTTTTGGCATAGGCTTTGCACTCCGTAACTTACAATTAGACTATGCCTATGTTCCGTATGGCGATTTAGGTAAAACCCACCGCTACTGCCTTTTGATAAAGTGATAGGACAAATCCTTACTGAGCCGAGCTGTAGGGTTAGCTGAGACACATCTTTAGCCCCAGAGGGGCAACATGCTTATAGCCAGATGGAATAACCTTCGCGGTAA is a window encoding:
- a CDS encoding PorV/PorQ family protein — its product is MCKNVLKVLVGLGFVLSLNSLVVEAAKKGSTGAQVLKLSVGARPAAMGEAFGALADDTNAIYWNPAGLTQLNEKQIIVMHSDWLKEINYGLVGYAQPLANDRTLGLSMMYLGSGDMKKINANGIEEGDFEAKDMVVTASYGWKLSEELSLGASIKAISLKIDNEKANSFAVDVGFLSRTPVENLLIGGALQNLGSKVKFINEGDKLPLNVKLGSAYKAMDDRLILLLDINKPVDNDLRLNLGTEYWLTSTVALRGGYNSGIDEGSGITFGIGFALRNLQLDYAYVPYGDLGKTHRYCLLIK